A portion of the Acidobacteriaceae bacterium genome contains these proteins:
- a CDS encoding HNH endonuclease has product MWRISAPVIPVQSVLDACVVNVADAGRKAAFEALGTPLSDAAEAFWTALQSTTLHELPEVDTVGGMTTADMIWLYEQKLVPAKAPGRAIYDTLKMAAPNGKCPLCGRGTVYSLDHHLPKTRYADLTITPTNLIPSCQDCNKTKTQSIPLLAAEETIHPYIDDIDVDIWLRARVVEVTPAALFFYADPPPSWPLTLQRRVKHHFRVFKLRKAYASEAGYLIGNIRGHLIRNVSKQGATGIRAYLADQAESCRDVRRNSWEAAAYSALSESDWFCNGGYSLLG; this is encoded by the coding sequence ATGTGGAGAATTAGCGCGCCCGTAATCCCGGTTCAATCTGTTCTTGATGCTTGTGTGGTGAATGTAGCGGATGCCGGCAGGAAAGCCGCGTTTGAAGCATTGGGAACTCCTCTATCCGATGCTGCCGAAGCATTCTGGACGGCACTCCAGTCGACGACTCTACATGAGCTACCAGAGGTTGACACGGTTGGGGGCATGACGACTGCCGACATGATATGGCTCTATGAGCAGAAGCTGGTTCCAGCTAAGGCGCCGGGAAGAGCTATATACGACACGCTGAAGATGGCGGCGCCTAATGGGAAGTGCCCGCTGTGTGGTCGGGGGACTGTGTACTCGCTTGATCACCATCTCCCGAAGACGCGATATGCGGATCTCACCATAACGCCGACGAATCTCATCCCTTCCTGTCAGGACTGCAATAAGACAAAGACGCAATCCATCCCGTTGCTGGCGGCTGAGGAAACTATTCATCCTTATATTGATGACATTGATGTCGACATCTGGCTGCGTGCCCGTGTTGTTGAGGTTACCCCAGCTGCGCTTTTCTTTTATGCGGATCCACCACCTTCGTGGCCTCTCACACTTCAACGACGAGTAAAACATCACTTCCGCGTTTTCAAGTTACGCAAGGCCTATGCCTCAGAAGCAGGGTATCTAATTGGCAATATTAGAGGGCACTTGATCCGTAATGTCTCTAAGCAGGGTGCTACAGGCATTCGTGCTTACTTAGCGGATCAAGCCGAGAGTTGCCGGGATGTTCGGCGTAATTCTTGGGAGGCAGCAGCCTACTCCGCACTGTCTGAAAGCGACTGGTTTTGTAACGGTGGATACTCATTGCTTGGTTAA
- a CDS encoding error-prone DNA polymerase produces MTDKYVELHANSAFSFLEGGSQPESLAERAFALEMPALALMDRNGFYGSARFHKIATENKIVAHVGAEVAITGLGSRLTPPRWLPHQHLVEPTRLSLLCETRAGYQNLCQMITRYKMRETSKQEGAARLADIEEFGQGLVCLTGGDEGPLAAALMRGGEAAGRETVEHLVRIFGHQNVYVELQRHREQEEEWRNQAALRIARSLGLPVIATNGVRYATKYDREIADLFASIRNHTQLDHAGRLLALNNQRHLKSASAMASLFRDVPGAVENTLELSSRLQFRLSDLGYEFPRYPVPENETMDSFLAKRVTEGIQRRYGPKRNARLLERAKKQVAHELNLIAKLGFAGYFLIVWDIVMFCKERDILIQGRGSAANSAVCYALEITAIDPVGMELLFERFLSESRGEWPDIDLDLPSEHKREQAIQYVYQRYGELGAAMTANVITYRGKSAAREVGKALGFDPDSLQRLSSLVANYEWKGANDTMARSFQSAGFDVAHPRIGKYLELCMRIQDLPRHLGQHSGGMVICQGQLNRVVPLERASMAGRTVVQWDKEDCADLGIIKVDLLGLGMMAVLKDCLTLVPQHYGEPIDLAQLPEDEEVYRTLQRADTIGMFQVESRAQMSSLPRNRPEKFYDLVVQVAIIRPGPIVGKMMHPYMRRRQAQEDVSYPHPSLEPVLKRTLGVPLFQEQLLRMAMVVAGFTGSEAEELRRAVGMRRSWERMKNLEGRLRSGMTANGLDEATQETIIQNISSFALYGFPESHAASFALIAYASAFLKVKYLAAFTCAILNNQPMGFYSPSVLIEDARRHGLRVKPIDVQVSDWPCKIEHEDDGSLSLRLGLGYVRGLRSSCAEAIVASRTLQDFTSVDDLVLRNPQLNQKELALLANVGALNTLDGVRHRRDALWQVSRAGKTEGPLLKQQSQWLRDNEVSPLAPMTAEERLVADYAVSSVTTGPHPMSFRRSGLKRKGYLRASDLAAHPHGAYVKTAGLAIVKQRPGTASGVVFLTVSDETGTFNVFIAPEFFEQHRRTITRARFIAVEGPLQKEGPIIHVMAKSLEELSTESSAGPLKVTSHDFH; encoded by the coding sequence ATGACTGACAAGTATGTTGAGTTGCACGCAAATAGTGCTTTCTCTTTCCTCGAAGGAGGATCACAACCAGAATCTTTGGCGGAAAGAGCCTTCGCGCTGGAGATGCCAGCGCTTGCTTTGATGGACAGGAACGGTTTCTACGGCTCAGCCCGCTTTCACAAGATTGCGACCGAAAACAAGATCGTAGCGCATGTCGGTGCCGAGGTTGCCATCACTGGACTTGGTAGCCGTCTCACACCGCCCCGCTGGCTGCCTCACCAACATCTGGTAGAACCTACGCGTCTCTCCTTGCTGTGTGAAACCCGCGCGGGCTATCAAAATCTATGCCAGATGATTACGCGGTACAAGATGCGGGAGACCTCGAAGCAAGAAGGCGCCGCTCGCCTAGCTGATATAGAAGAGTTTGGACAGGGGCTTGTTTGCCTCACCGGCGGAGACGAAGGGCCTCTCGCGGCGGCGCTCATGCGTGGCGGGGAAGCAGCCGGCCGAGAAACCGTGGAACATCTAGTGCGAATCTTCGGACACCAGAATGTATATGTCGAATTGCAGCGCCACCGAGAGCAGGAGGAAGAATGGCGCAATCAAGCTGCGCTTCGCATAGCGCGATCGCTAGGGCTTCCTGTTATCGCAACCAATGGTGTCCGCTACGCAACGAAATATGACCGCGAAATCGCTGACCTGTTTGCGTCTATCCGAAATCATACGCAGCTCGATCACGCAGGAAGGTTGTTGGCCCTCAATAACCAGCGTCATCTGAAATCAGCGTCTGCGATGGCATCACTCTTCCGCGATGTTCCCGGCGCCGTTGAGAACACATTGGAGCTGTCTTCCCGACTTCAATTTCGACTCTCTGATCTCGGCTACGAGTTTCCACGCTATCCAGTTCCCGAAAACGAAACGATGGACAGCTTCCTAGCGAAGCGTGTGACCGAAGGGATCCAACGTCGTTACGGACCCAAGCGGAACGCTAGGTTGCTGGAACGAGCAAAAAAGCAAGTTGCTCATGAGTTGAACCTCATCGCAAAGCTCGGCTTCGCGGGTTACTTCCTCATCGTCTGGGACATCGTAATGTTCTGTAAGGAACGCGACATACTCATCCAAGGCCGAGGGAGTGCGGCCAACTCCGCAGTCTGCTATGCGCTGGAAATCACAGCCATCGATCCGGTGGGAATGGAGTTGCTATTTGAACGCTTTCTTTCAGAGAGCCGTGGCGAGTGGCCCGACATTGATCTCGATCTTCCGTCCGAACACAAACGTGAACAGGCGATTCAGTATGTGTATCAACGTTACGGAGAACTAGGCGCTGCAATGACAGCGAACGTGATCACGTATCGAGGTAAATCGGCAGCTCGCGAAGTTGGCAAAGCGCTCGGTTTCGATCCTGATTCCCTGCAACGGCTTTCCTCACTCGTGGCTAATTACGAATGGAAGGGTGCCAACGATACGATGGCGCGCTCGTTCCAGAGTGCAGGCTTCGACGTGGCGCACCCCCGTATCGGCAAGTATTTGGAACTTTGTATGCGCATCCAAGATTTGCCACGTCACCTCGGGCAGCATTCTGGCGGCATGGTGATCTGCCAAGGGCAACTCAACAGAGTGGTGCCACTCGAGCGCGCATCGATGGCAGGTCGAACCGTAGTCCAGTGGGACAAAGAAGACTGCGCTGACCTCGGCATCATCAAAGTCGATCTCCTCGGCCTCGGCATGATGGCTGTACTGAAGGACTGTCTTACGCTCGTCCCTCAGCATTACGGCGAGCCGATCGATCTTGCTCAACTTCCGGAAGATGAAGAGGTCTATCGAACCCTGCAACGAGCCGATACTATCGGCATGTTTCAAGTCGAGAGCCGTGCTCAGATGTCATCCTTACCCCGTAATCGACCTGAGAAGTTCTATGACCTCGTTGTGCAGGTCGCAATCATTCGCCCCGGCCCCATCGTTGGAAAAATGATGCACCCCTATATGAGGCGCCGCCAAGCGCAGGAAGACGTCTCTTATCCGCACCCTTCGCTTGAACCAGTCTTGAAGCGCACACTTGGCGTTCCGCTGTTTCAGGAACAACTACTACGTATGGCGATGGTAGTCGCCGGCTTCACCGGCTCTGAAGCGGAGGAGCTACGACGAGCAGTTGGGATGCGGCGATCCTGGGAGCGCATGAAGAATCTCGAAGGGAGGCTACGTTCTGGTATGACGGCAAACGGCCTTGACGAGGCAACGCAAGAGACGATCATTCAGAACATCAGTTCGTTTGCCTTGTATGGATTCCCCGAAAGCCATGCCGCGAGCTTTGCGCTGATCGCATACGCATCAGCCTTCCTAAAGGTGAAGTACTTAGCCGCGTTCACTTGTGCCATTCTCAATAACCAGCCTATGGGCTTCTACAGCCCCTCCGTTCTTATCGAAGATGCCAGACGTCATGGACTACGCGTGAAACCGATTGACGTCCAAGTATCAGATTGGCCATGCAAAATCGAGCATGAGGATGACGGTTCACTGTCCCTACGCCTCGGCCTTGGATATGTTCGCGGGCTGCGTAGTTCTTGTGCCGAAGCGATTGTGGCTTCGCGTACTCTGCAAGATTTCACTTCTGTAGATGACCTCGTGTTGCGCAACCCGCAGCTCAATCAAAAGGAACTGGCGCTCTTGGCGAATGTAGGTGCGCTCAATACGCTCGATGGGGTGAGACATCGGCGAGATGCTCTCTGGCAAGTGAGTCGCGCAGGAAAAACGGAAGGTCCGCTCTTGAAGCAGCAGAGTCAATGGCTGCGTGATAACGAGGTGTCACCCCTAGCCCCGATGACTGCAGAAGAACGCTTGGTCGCAGATTACGCGGTCAGCAGCGTGACGACTGGCCCTCACCCTATGTCTTTCCGGAGAAGCGGCCTAAAGCGCAAAGGCTACCTCCGAGCATCTGACCTCGCAGCACATCCTCATGGAGCCTACGTCAAGACGGCAGGACTTGCGATCGTCAAACAACGCCCGGGAACCGCGTCAGGCGTTGTCTTTCTTACTGTTTCCGACGAGACCGGAACTTTCAACGTATTCATTGCCCCTGAGTTTTTCGAGCAACATCGGCGCACCATCACGCGAGCTCGATTCATAGCAGTGGAAGGCCCACTACAGAAAGAAGGGCCAATCATCCATGTGATGGCGAAGTCGTTGGAGGAACTCTCAACAGAAAGCAGCGCCGGACCTTTGAAGGTGACATCTCATGACTTCCACTAA
- a CDS encoding helicase C-terminal domain-containing protein, whose amino-acid sequence MGVDHGYAVTSHSSQGLTANRVLVNVDTTSHPDLLNSRFAYVSVSRAAQDAQIFTNDAASLSSKLTLDVSKTSALDREISQSV is encoded by the coding sequence ATCGGCGTCGATCATGGGTATGCCGTCACGTCACACAGCTCCCAAGGACTCACTGCGAATCGGGTATTGGTGAACGTTGACACCACATCGCATCCTGATTTGTTGAACTCACGATTCGCATACGTTTCGGTCTCTCGTGCTGCGCAAGACGCACAAATATTCACGAATGATGCTGCCTCGCTCAGTTCGAAACTAACGTTAGACGTGAGCAAAACATCAGCGCTTGATCGTGAAATCAGTCAATCGGTCTAG
- a CDS encoding recombinase RecA has protein sequence MHASAQIRAEVEAALARKFPSALTPPTRVIRPVVPSGISVLDEVLAGGFPVGAMTELVGDECSGRTSVAVSFLSTVTSSGKVCAWIDASNTFNPAAAASSGVDLNRVLWVRCGVQELPATQESPRFVLPTECFTPRPILKGLHGGGHGTHPRTEARGLSSAVDRFLNEEYLAPRCAEQISKPRPTPVHFEPSRVSERSTVKKSRRAPAFESIEQALRCADLVIQAGGFGAIILDFGAFKPEFVSRIELSTWHRYRVAAEQNRSSILLLTQYPCAKSSSELQLKLLPMQDTQEERTVFAGLNAHVEIVRQRFTEAPTNLIPMRKPPQRAKVAGWHQRTSWVGPR, from the coding sequence ATGCATGCCAGTGCCCAAATACGAGCTGAAGTAGAAGCCGCTCTTGCGCGAAAGTTCCCTTCCGCTCTGACGCCACCGACACGTGTAATTCGTCCGGTTGTGCCGAGTGGAATTTCTGTACTCGACGAAGTTCTAGCTGGAGGCTTCCCTGTGGGAGCTATGACGGAACTCGTGGGAGACGAGTGCTCTGGGCGCACATCAGTCGCTGTATCTTTCCTCTCCACTGTCACAAGCAGTGGAAAGGTATGCGCGTGGATCGATGCATCCAACACGTTCAATCCAGCCGCAGCAGCATCCAGTGGAGTCGATCTCAACCGCGTCTTATGGGTTCGCTGTGGTGTTCAAGAACTACCAGCGACACAGGAGAGTCCGCGTTTCGTCTTGCCTACAGAGTGCTTCACTCCGAGGCCGATCCTAAAAGGACTCCACGGAGGCGGCCATGGCACGCATCCGCGGACAGAGGCAAGGGGGCTTTCCTCGGCGGTAGATCGTTTCTTAAATGAGGAATACTTGGCGCCTCGCTGTGCCGAACAAATATCGAAACCTCGGCCCACTCCCGTCCATTTCGAGCCTTCACGAGTTTCCGAGAGAAGCACAGTAAAGAAGTCGCGCAGAGCTCCCGCCTTTGAGTCGATCGAACAGGCGCTCCGCTGTGCCGACCTTGTCATTCAAGCTGGCGGTTTCGGAGCGATCATTCTGGATTTTGGTGCTTTCAAGCCGGAATTCGTTTCTCGAATCGAATTGTCGACCTGGCATCGCTATCGAGTCGCGGCAGAACAGAATCGATCAAGCATACTCTTGCTCACCCAATATCCGTGCGCGAAGAGTAGCTCCGAGCTTCAGCTAAAGCTGCTTCCAATGCAGGACACACAAGAAGAACGCACCGTCTTTGCAGGCCTGAATGCTCATGTAGAGATCGTGCGTCAACGCTTCACCGAGGCGCCCACCAACCTCATCCCCATGCGCAAACCTCCGCAAAGAGCTAAGGTTGCCGGCTGGCACCAGCGTACAAGTTGGGTAGGTCCACGATGA
- a CDS encoding LysR family transcriptional regulator, with protein MYDWAEFRHFLYLLRILERGGFRSAAELLHTSQPNLTVQARQFQENASVTLYRKAKDGRIQPTETGLAFIALAKHVLETRDEAIEALIAIDRGELESIRFGGSPLVDPELLRTLCSLHKELLPNCAIRSSHGDTVHLASEVLEGRLDAAIISLPFEHPELRLERLRKDRLVVCMRKDNVLAERAALHVRDLQGRLSVLYHPDRHPQAHARLLELLAQAGVGIEDYSSASHPVEMQMLVREGYGLALVREGTVLDSDLTTRRLLEVEWTVDSAVICRRENYPKTLPVVIRRLQKMIIRSATPAEQKRLASYLQVREEAEQPKNMAPIQLRLIR; from the coding sequence ATGTACGATTGGGCTGAGTTTCGTCACTTCTTGTACTTGCTGAGGATTCTTGAGCGAGGCGGATTTCGCTCGGCTGCTGAGCTACTGCATACTTCGCAGCCGAACCTCACTGTGCAGGCCAGACAATTTCAGGAAAACGCCTCCGTCACGCTTTACCGAAAAGCCAAGGACGGGAGGATTCAACCCACTGAGACAGGGCTTGCCTTCATCGCGCTTGCAAAGCACGTCTTGGAGACGAGAGATGAGGCGATTGAGGCACTGATTGCTATCGATCGAGGCGAGCTCGAAAGCATCCGCTTTGGAGGCAGTCCCTTGGTCGATCCAGAGCTCCTGCGAACTCTATGCTCGCTTCACAAGGAACTGCTCCCAAATTGCGCGATCCGCTCGTCGCATGGAGATACCGTCCATCTTGCTTCAGAAGTTCTGGAAGGCAGATTGGACGCAGCGATCATCTCTCTTCCTTTCGAACATCCAGAACTTCGATTGGAGCGACTGCGCAAGGACAGGCTTGTTGTCTGCATGAGAAAGGACAACGTTTTGGCCGAACGTGCTGCGCTTCACGTGAGAGACCTTCAAGGAAGACTGAGTGTTCTCTACCATCCTGATCGTCATCCCCAGGCCCATGCGCGTTTGCTGGAGCTCCTAGCCCAAGCGGGAGTGGGAATCGAGGATTATTCCAGTGCTTCCCATCCCGTCGAGATGCAGATGCTTGTTCGCGAGGGATACGGCCTTGCGCTTGTCCGCGAGGGAACTGTCCTTGATTCCGATCTGACTACTAGACGTTTATTGGAGGTGGAATGGACGGTCGATAGCGCGGTGATCTGCCGACGTGAGAACTATCCCAAAACACTTCCCGTTGTGATCCGAAGACTCCAGAAGATGATCATCCGTAGTGCAACGCCCGCTGAGCAGAAACGTCTGGCCAGTTATTTGCAGGTTCGAGAAGAAGCTGAACAACCCAAGAATATGGCTCCCATTCAGCTTCGATTGATCCGCTAG
- a CDS encoding AAA family ATPase, producing the protein MRFQVLDRTSDAQLNKLPTAVLVTDSWDDWFRYSTMYTLFVFDEKAVRHRIGSVKIGQFDMKLDQRRPAVPAEFENLGDRFFSLGQDDTYYESLNQLGAEIRDQVLTALVDLALADPELLRRARKESVTNGSLFRSVSEGTLDEQFRRIARGGARLTKYSFVYDAPPLGRGRRPAVSFSFEVEPESQPPTNVHVIIGRNGVGKTHLLNGMARALVTPHEDAAGTFRDLASSDPNTSFANLVSVTFSAFDPFEPLTSDQNRKSPVRFAYIGLKRAPGGDEDKVSLPKTPQMLGAEFSRSAKLCRKGERAVRWARALRMLESDPIFKDARVATMAPLNDEDDSTDSNPVAGVFSRLSSGHKIVLLTITRLVETVAERTLVLLDEPEAHLHPPLLSAFVRALSELLVDRNGVAIIATHSPVVVQEVPKRCVWKVRRSGIVSIAERPEIETFGESVGILTREIFGLEVAESGFHRLLTESVESGRSYEQIVSGFGGELGGEAKGIIRGLIADRDQEDDLDVEN; encoded by the coding sequence ATGCGATTTCAGGTGCTTGATCGAACTTCAGACGCGCAGCTCAACAAACTGCCTACCGCCGTCCTAGTTACGGATAGCTGGGACGATTGGTTCCGATATAGCACAATGTACACGCTCTTTGTCTTTGATGAGAAGGCAGTCCGACACCGTATCGGAAGCGTCAAAATTGGTCAGTTCGACATGAAACTGGATCAGCGACGCCCCGCCGTCCCCGCCGAATTTGAAAACCTTGGGGATCGATTCTTTTCTCTAGGACAGGACGACACGTATTACGAATCTCTTAATCAGCTTGGAGCAGAAATTCGCGATCAGGTGTTGACCGCCCTCGTCGATTTAGCCCTCGCCGATCCTGAACTCCTTCGTCGTGCTCGGAAAGAAAGTGTCACCAATGGGTCTCTCTTCCGATCAGTGTCAGAGGGGACGCTTGATGAGCAATTTCGCCGCATTGCTCGTGGTGGCGCACGACTCACCAAATACAGTTTTGTCTACGATGCGCCACCTTTAGGTCGAGGTCGGAGACCAGCTGTTAGTTTCTCATTCGAAGTGGAGCCTGAATCTCAGCCTCCAACGAATGTGCATGTGATCATCGGACGAAATGGCGTAGGCAAGACACACCTCCTAAACGGAATGGCGCGTGCTCTTGTTACTCCACACGAAGACGCCGCCGGAACATTTCGAGATCTAGCGAGTTCTGATCCCAACACATCCTTTGCAAATTTAGTATCTGTGACATTTAGCGCGTTTGATCCATTTGAGCCGCTCACCAGCGACCAGAACAGAAAGAGTCCAGTGAGGTTCGCTTACATCGGGTTGAAACGCGCTCCTGGCGGCGATGAGGACAAGGTCTCGCTGCCCAAAACGCCGCAGATGCTTGGCGCGGAATTCAGCAGAAGTGCCAAGCTATGTCGAAAGGGCGAACGTGCTGTACGTTGGGCTCGCGCACTGCGGATGCTGGAGTCGGATCCTATCTTCAAAGATGCTCGGGTAGCGACCATGGCGCCGCTGAACGACGAGGATGACTCGACGGATAGCAATCCTGTCGCAGGAGTGTTCTCTCGTTTAAGTTCTGGACACAAAATTGTTCTACTCACGATCACACGCCTCGTCGAGACAGTTGCGGAGCGCACACTCGTGTTGCTCGATGAGCCAGAAGCTCACCTACATCCTCCTCTATTATCGGCCTTCGTCCGCGCCCTTTCGGAGCTTCTGGTTGATCGCAATGGCGTGGCTATCATCGCAACGCATTCGCCCGTCGTAGTGCAGGAAGTTCCCAAACGCTGCGTTTGGAAGGTTCGTAGAAGTGGCATCGTTTCGATCGCGGAACGCCCGGAGATTGAAACATTCGGCGAGAGCGTCGGGATCCTAACACGTGAGATTTTCGGCCTGGAGGTAGCCGAGTCTGGATTTCACAGGCTACTCACAGAAAGTGTCGAAAGCGGTCGATCCTATGAACAGATCGTCTCGGGATTCGGTGGAGAACTCGGCGGAGAAGCGAAAGGAATTATCCGCGGTCTCATCGCTGATCGTGATCAGGAGGACGACTTAGATGTGGAGAATTAG
- a CDS encoding DNA polymerase Y family protein, translated as MSKPLELYACLYVRELPAQALLRLKPELHDKACIVLEGEAPNQFVSSLNTKARLLGLRHGMTKIEVDTFENITSLSRSFRIEEALKRILLECAGDFSPRVEDQSKGGHFICVIDVAGTESLFGSPLSLARKLRQRVRSAGISGIVTISANIQAALCMAKGLTGNVPILVIPRGQEAQALAPLSLSVLGMTEAQAQTFENWGIRSIGALAALPEDALISRLGQDGKRLLQLAQGKRPHLLEPADLPFILEEQVELDFPLDDLEALLFGLSPMLEQLILRAQSRMYALAKITVTLELEGGTSHSRIVAPRVATNEKSLWLKLLHLDLENHPPRHSIVAVQLHGIPGMTNKVQLGLFSPQLPESGKLDITLARLSAIVGDGNVGKPVLDDTHRINNFHIETFSLTHSESPQKREEPYLYLRLLRPAEKAHVEVLHGKPKEVHFRSRRYIADRVYGPWLQGGEWWNDGIWGNEQWDMIARANDSSFLACRLMRDFIQNEWSIAGLYD; from the coding sequence ATGAGCAAACCACTGGAACTCTATGCTTGCCTTTATGTGCGTGAGTTGCCGGCACAAGCGTTATTGCGCCTAAAGCCAGAACTCCACGACAAAGCTTGCATCGTGCTTGAAGGTGAAGCACCGAACCAATTCGTCTCCTCCCTAAATACAAAAGCAAGGCTTCTTGGTCTTAGGCACGGTATGACAAAGATCGAGGTCGACACTTTCGAAAACATAACGTCACTGTCCCGTTCATTCCGCATCGAGGAAGCCTTAAAACGGATTCTGCTGGAATGTGCAGGAGATTTCTCACCACGTGTTGAAGACCAAAGCAAGGGCGGTCACTTCATCTGCGTGATCGATGTTGCTGGCACAGAGAGCCTGTTTGGCTCCCCCCTAAGTCTCGCAAGGAAGTTAAGGCAGCGCGTTCGCTCTGCGGGGATCTCTGGAATCGTCACGATTAGCGCCAACATCCAAGCAGCCCTCTGCATGGCGAAAGGGCTCACCGGAAACGTTCCAATTTTAGTGATACCTAGGGGGCAAGAAGCACAGGCACTAGCCCCCCTATCGCTCTCCGTGCTCGGCATGACCGAAGCTCAAGCGCAGACATTTGAAAATTGGGGCATTCGAAGCATTGGCGCTTTAGCAGCTCTACCTGAGGACGCTCTGATTTCACGTCTCGGCCAGGATGGTAAGCGCCTCCTGCAACTCGCTCAGGGAAAGCGCCCTCACCTTCTTGAGCCCGCCGATTTACCTTTTATCCTTGAGGAGCAGGTGGAGCTGGACTTCCCTCTTGATGACCTCGAAGCACTGCTGTTCGGCCTGTCCCCAATGCTCGAACAGCTAATCTTGCGAGCTCAATCGCGGATGTACGCATTAGCGAAGATCACGGTCACCTTGGAGTTGGAAGGAGGAACCTCTCACTCGCGAATCGTGGCCCCGCGAGTTGCAACAAATGAGAAGTCCCTATGGTTGAAACTGCTACACCTTGATCTCGAGAATCATCCACCACGGCATTCCATCGTTGCTGTACAGCTTCACGGTATACCTGGGATGACGAACAAAGTGCAGCTCGGTCTCTTTTCGCCACAACTTCCAGAGTCGGGGAAATTAGACATCACGCTGGCTCGTCTCTCGGCGATTGTCGGCGACGGTAATGTCGGTAAACCGGTGTTGGACGACACGCACCGAATTAACAACTTTCACATCGAAACCTTCTCTCTTACGCACTCGGAATCCCCACAAAAGCGTGAAGAGCCATATCTCTACTTGCGTCTTCTCCGCCCCGCAGAAAAAGCCCACGTGGAGGTTCTGCATGGAAAGCCTAAAGAAGTGCATTTTCGATCACGACGCTACATCGCAGATCGCGTATATGGCCCTTGGCTCCAAGGAGGTGAGTGGTGGAACGACGGCATTTGGGGCAATGAGCAATGGGACATGATTGCGCGAGCAAATGATAGTAGCTTTCTAGCGTGTCGCCTCATGCGGGACTTCATCCAGAACGAATGGTCCATAGCAGGTCTTTATGACTGA